The Diachasmimorpha longicaudata isolate KC_UGA_2023 chromosome 14, iyDiaLong2, whole genome shotgun sequence genome includes a region encoding these proteins:
- the LOC135169125 gene encoding uncharacterized protein LOC135169125 yields the protein MAVIGIGAENSNDEVTQYQMGRYVSSNEAVWRIFSFPIHERHPSVVHLAVHLENGQRVYFTAQNAVQRAAQPPSTTLTSFFETCQNDDFAQTLLYSEMPKYYTWNQSSRRFIRRKQGKPVPGYTDVYSTDAIGRIYSVHPSNDECFYLRLLLVNVRGPTSFQQLRTVDGELCGSYRESCQRLQLLENDAHWDQTLNDAVISSHAHQIRTLFSIIISTCFPSNPIDLWIKYKDYMCDDILYQIRNRMGNPNIQISEEIYNEALISIEDMCLIMSNKLLIQLGLTAPNRPMHDAFNQELHREKLYDLNALKELIQTNLPLLNEQQKYVFETLMKVTNDETGGIYFLDAPGGTGKTFLISLILATIRTQNKIALALASSGIAATLLEGGRTAHSALKLPLNMQRNETPTCNVSKNSAMAKVLQQCKLIVWDECTMAHKKSLEALDRTLKDLRSNNNRFGGAMILLSGDFRQTLPVIPRSTPADELNACLKSSNLWKHVKVLHLSKNMRVELQNDQSGNIFSKQLIDIGNGKFPIDMLTGCINFPQSFCQLTRSKDDLIQKVFPDVSQNYRNHDWLSERAILAAKNIDVNELNFKIQEKITGDLRIYKSVDSTTNQDDVVNYPPEFLNSLDLPGLPPHNLQLKVGSVVIMLRNINQPRLCNGTRLAIKELLNNVIEATILKGKYKGEDVLIPRIPMIPTDVPFEFKRLQFPVRLAFAMTMNKSQGQSLSVCGINLENPCFSHGQLYVACSRVGKSSDLFIYAPGNQTKNIVYHKALQ from the coding sequence ATGGCTGTGATTGGAATTGGTGCAGAGAATTCCAATGATGAAGTTACCCAATACCAAATGGGCCGCTATGTCAGTAGTAATGAAGCAGTTTggcgaatattttcttttcctaTTCATGAGAGACACCCTTCTGTTGTTCACTTAGCTGTGCATTTAGAAAATGGACAAAGAGTGTATTTTACAGCACAGAACGCAGTACAAAGAGCTGCTCAGCCACCATCTACTACATTAACCAGTTTTTTTGAGACATGCCAAAACGATGATTTCGCACAAACATTACTATATTCTGAAATGCCAAAATATTATACCTGGAATCAATCCTCAAGGAGATTTATACGCAGGAAACAAGGAAAACCAGTTCCAGGATATACAGATGTATATTCCACCGATGCGATTGGCCGGATTTATTCAGTACATCCAAGCAATGatgaatgtttttatttacGACTGCTATTAGTCAACGTACGTGGCCCAACATCATTCCAACAGTTACGAACTGTTGATGGTGAATTGTGTGGATCCTACAGAGAATCCTGTCAACGTTTGCAATTGCTTGAAAATGACGCTCATTGGGATCAAACTCTCAATGATGCTGTAATATCATCACACGCTCATCAAATACGAACATTGTTTTCTATAATCATATCTACATGCTTCCCATCAAACCCAATTGATTTGTGGATCAAGTACAAAGATTATATGTGTGATGATATTTTGTATCAAATACGGAATAGAATGGGAAATCCAAATATACAAATCAGTGAAGAAATTTACAATGAAGCATTGATTTCAATTGAGGACATGTGCTTGATAATGTCAAACAAACTATTAATTCAATTAGGCCTGACCGCGCCCAATCGTCCAATGCATGACGCTTTTAACCAAGAGTTGCATCgagaaaaactgtatgatctCAACGCTTTGAAAGAATTAATTCAAACAAATCTTCCACTGTTAAATGAACAACAGAAGTATGTATTTGAAACTCTTATGAAAGTAACAAATGATGAAACTGGAGGGATTTACTTCTTAGATGCACCTGGTGGTACAGGAAAAACTTTTTTGATTTCATTAATATTAGCAACAATTCGcacacaaaataaaattgcactTGCACTCGCTTCATCGGGAATCGCAGCAACTTTGCTTGAAGGTGGTCGAACAGCCCATTCAGCACTAAAATTGCCATTAAATATGCAGAGAAATGAAACTCCAACCTGCAACGTTTCGAAGAACTCTGCAATGGCAAAGGTTTTGCAGCAATGTAAATTGATTGTTTGGGATGAATGCACGATGGCACATAAAAAATCTTTGGAGGCTTTAGACAGAACCTTAAAAGATCTACGGAGCAATAATAACCGATTTGGTGGtgcaatgattttattatcagGAGATTTTCGTCAAACATTGCCAGTGATTCCACGATCAACGCCAGCTGATGAACTCAATGCATGTCTAAAGTCCTCCAATTTGTGGAAACATGTCAAAGTACTTCATTTAAGCAAGAATATGCGTGTCGAGTTGCAAAATGACCAATCTGGAAACATATTCTCTAAACAACTCATTGACATTGGTAATGGCAAATTTCCTATAGACATGTTGACTGGCTGCATTAACTTTCCTCAAAGTTTTTGTCAGTTAACTCGATCAAAAGATGACCTTATTCAGAAGGTGTTTCCAGATGTTTCTCAAAATTACAGAAACCATGATTGGTTGAGCGAACGAGCTATACTGGCTGCAAAAAACATAGAtgtaaatgaattaaatttcaaaattcaagaaaaaataacagGCGATTTGAGGATATATAAATCAGTTGATTCGACTACTAATCAAGATGATGTAGTCAACTATCCACCGGAATTTTTAAACTCGCTGGATTTGCCAGGATTGCCACCTCACAATCTTCAATTAAAGGTTGGATCGGTGGTTATAATGTTGCGAAATATCAACCAACCGCGTCTTTGCAACGGTACACGGTTAGCGATAAAAGAATTACTAAACAATGTGATAGAAGCAACTATACTCAAAGGAAAGTATAAAGGAGAAGATGTTCTCATACCGCGCATACCAATGATTCCGACTGATGTACCATTTGAGTTTAAACGACTACAGTTTCCAGTGCGGCTTGCTTTTGCTATGACTATGAACAAGTCCCAGGGGCAATCATTAAGTGTTTGTGGTATTAATCTAGAAAACCCATGTTTCTCACATGGTCAATTGTATGTTGCCTGTTCACGTGTTGGAAAATCATcagatttatttatctatGCGCCAGGTAATCAAACAAAAAACATCGTATACCACAAAGCACtacaatga
- the LOC135169124 gene encoding uncharacterized protein F54H12.2-like — translation MSFLHSHSSECVKSELDLFTIPPTETCIENSQFVYYNPVSTLSDDAPIGFIVPGHGEEYIDLAHTMIKGLCWSYAKFSHLGMSLWATDSYGAMDSTAVAAGDARNNNWLVSRQAFTKGGKAFDLLGHLHCDVFNQDKFLMNGGELRVRLIRAKDDFCLMDDSALNYKLRIVEASLIVRRVKLSPGILIAHAKTLAKTTVKYPLTRVEVKSFVLHNGIMGETLDNAILGQLPKRVILGFVENASFNGSRKKNPFNLQNFGINF, via the exons atgtcgtttctacattcgcactcttctgagtgtgtgaagtcggagctggacctatttaccataccacctaccgAAAcatgtattgaaaattctcaatttgtttattacaatcctgtatctacgctgtcggacgatgccccaattggattcatcgtaccaggccatggagaagaatatattgatttagcacataccatgatcaaagGACTCTGTTGGTCCT ATGCCAAGTTCTCccatcttggaatgtctctttgggctacggatagttatggtgcaatggattctactGCTGTAGCGGCGGGTGATGCGAGAAACAACAATTGGCTAGTCTCACGTCAGGCCtttactaaaggtggaaaagcttttgatctactgggacatttacattgtgacgtgttcaatcaagataagtttttgatgaatggtggagagctacgcgttcgtcttatccgtgcaaaggacgacttttgccttatggacgATAGTGCCCTGAATTATAAGCTGCGTATAGTAGAAGCCTCCTTGATTGTTCGTCGTGtcaaactcagccctggaattttgatagctcatgctaaaacgcttgcaaagacaactgtgaaatatcctttgacacgggttgaggtcaaatcttttgttctccataatGGGATTATGGGAGAGACATTAGACAATGCGATTTTGGGACAGCTGCCTAAAAGAgtcatactgggatttgttgaaaatgccAGTTTCAACGGCTCGAGGAAGAAGAATCCCTTCAACTtgcaaaattttgggataaacttttga